From a region of the Impatiens glandulifera chromosome 4, dImpGla2.1, whole genome shotgun sequence genome:
- the LOC124936445 gene encoding 3-dehydrosphinganine reductase TSC10A-like: MEDALMLVSFSLILLLPLSLIFFLSLIVRPHPMKVPIKGRHVFITGGSSGIGLELAKRAAIEGARVSILARNQKKLEDAKDSIRLATGIDVSIFSADVRDMESVRKAIDEAGPIDVLICNQGFFVARELVNQDLEEVKFIIDVNLIGTFHLIKAALPGMKARRDKRPVSIAIMSSQAGQVGIYGYSAYSASKFGLRGMAEVLQQELIAYNIHITLIYPPDTNTPGLVEQNKTRPALTSIIAASSGAMESAKVAKISMDGIKSAKFNVFCNFEGWMLGVVCAGLSPQRSYIMAFFEVVFASILRLVGLCFQWNWYQTILKWHAKNINN; encoded by the exons ATGGAAGACGCATTAATGTTGGTGTCATTTTCTCTTATCCTCCTTCTCCCCCTTTCCCTCATCTTCTTCCTATCTCTAATCGTCCGTCCCCACCCAATGAAGGTCCCAATCAAGGGTCGCCATGTATTCATCACAGGAGGATCTAGCGGCATTGGCCTCGAGCTGGCCAAACGAGCCGCCATAGAAGGGGCGCGAGTCTCCATTCTAGCTCGCAACCAAAAAAAGCTAGAAGACGCCAAGGATTCAATCCGTCTAGCCACTGGTATCGACGTCTCCATCTTCAGTGCCGACGTTCGCGATATGGAGTCTGTGAGGAAAGCCATAGACGAGGCTGGACCTATCGACGTGCTCATTTGCAACCAAGGTTTTTTTGTGGCGCGAGAATTGGTGAATCAGGATTTAGAAGAGGTTAAGTTCATTATTGATGTTAATTTGATCGGTACATTTCATCTTATCAAGGCAGCTTTGCCTGGAATGAAAGCTCGAAGGGACAAAAGACCAGTCTCAATTGCAATTATGTCCTCACAAGCTGGTCAG GTAGGCATATATGGTTACAGCGCGTATTCCGCCAGTAAATTCGGTCTAAGAGGCATGGCGGAAGTATTGCAACAAGAACTTATTGCTTATAACATTCATATAACGCTAATATATCCTCCGGACACTAATACACCTGGTTTGGTAGAAC AGAATAAGACGAGGCCAGCTCTGACTAGTATAATTGCGGCTTCATCTGGTGCAATGGAATCCGCTAAAGTTGCTAAGATATCGATGGATGGTATAAAATCTGCAAAATTCAACGTTTTTTGCAACTTTGAGGGATGGATGTTGGGTGTAGTTTGTGCTGGATTGTCTCCTCAACGATCCTACATAATGGCATTTTTTGAGGTGGTTTTTGCAAGCATATTGCGTCTGGTTGGACTGTGCTTTCAGTGGAACTGGTACCAAACCATATTAAAGTGGCatgccaaaaatattaataattag